The following nucleotide sequence is from Rhinopithecus roxellana isolate Shanxi Qingling unplaced genomic scaffold, ASM756505v1 contig3615, whole genome shotgun sequence.
GtttatctttgtaaattaccACAAAGGGTAAAAGCAAGGAACAAATAGGAAGCCTCTTGTCCCACTGTGGTATGACATAAAGTTGCTAACTTAAAGTCCTTTGATGGGCAAGAAACTATGCTCAGGTCACCTATCTACAGTAGGCAAATTTAAGTGAAAAATGATTCATTTCTTCCCTAGTctgatattatatattataatgcaaAATCAGCTAAGGGGTCAGATAAGAGCTATCTACaggcttaaaacaataatattaatagaaatgttAATAGTAGTTGTAACTTCAGTTAATGATGCTGATAAGCATGTGCTAGGTATTTAATtaaacatcatatatatatatggaggatAATAATATATCCTTCAAGGGTGGTTTGTATAAGtaacatcatatatataatatatatttatgtatctatattttatatatacaaaaaatatatattttatatcttttataaataaaataaatattgtatattatatatgacaCATTATGCTATCTATGTTGCTTACATTATATACTTACATACACACtacaatgtgtgtatatataatgtatattatatattatattcacatacatatgtgtgtgtatatatatagtgtgcgtataatatatatacatatatatatatatacatatatatatatataagcacatACTTATATGCTCAGTCATTGTTTCCAAAGCATCAGCACCTGGCTCTGTTAGTGGTACAttctaacattatatatatatatatgatgttatTTACACAAAACCACCCTTGAAGGATATATTATTACCCTCCTTTTCACAGAAGAAAACATACTTGGTGATAAGTAATGTTACCAAGGTCACACATCTAGCAAGTGGGAAAGCTAGGGATTAAGCCCAGTCCTGTGTGAATCTAAAGCTTGTCTTCATTAAAGTAAAGTTTTATCAATTTAAAGCtatcttttctccctctccccatatCAATTAAAAACAACATCAAAACATAGCAGAAATGAAAAACTAACATGAAACCCCTTTAGCTAATGTAAGGTCATACAATCAAAAGCATCACattattacattataaataaCACATCAATTACAAATAACAAACATCTGTCAATATACAGAGCTTTCTATATATAGAAGCCTTTTATGTGTATAATGTCTATAGAGATGAATGCTGCTATATACTGCTCTTTATGTTACTCAGTCCAAATAATCGTTTTTCTACCTAAGTGATGATCTCTGTTGATATTTCTCACTATATCCCAATAATTAAAAGTTAGTCTTCTTATTAATGTAATATTTCTGACTTGAGTGACTGCCGCCACTCTAAAATGACACTCAGGtttaaaaacaacacaataaGAACTAAGGTCTGTACCTGTTAAGAAAATCAACTGCATTTACGTTTGCATTGTTCTTTAATAAAAATTCCACCATGTTCACTTTTGCTAGCCTCACGGCAAGTAAAAGGGGTTGACATTCATCCtgtaaaacaacagcaacaatttataatcacaaaattacatatttatcaaCTGAACTGAAAACCTTACGTAAGATCCTATGagcttgaatatatacaattgaAAGGACATGAGAGGTGGTCCCTTTCTTTTCACTCCTCGGCGCTTTTCTAGGTTCTACTCCTTCCCCTGGAAACAACCTTCTCTACCTCACCACAAGAACTCTGGTCATCTCCACAATATTTTCCCTCATTACCTAATTTCCAAATTAGCTTGTGCATTTCTGATTGctctccttttcttcatttctcgCTCTTAAGCCTTTCCACAGAGGGATCACTTTCAAATGAAATCACCTTCACATACAACACTTGTCAACAGCAGCAAGAAGTATATTTATTGTGaaatgctttaattttctttgaaatttaaaataaagtctatttagaAGGGAAAATTTTACTTTCTTGTGTCACTTCACACTgattagaaaaaaagtaatttagtGGAAAAATACTTAACTATTCCCTTTTCCAAATTCAGTGGTCATGAATTATAAATTTATtgtaattcatttgtttttataattatttaccaTAAGTGCATGAAGAAAAGTTGTACTCTATAATGCTTCTTTAAAAGTTCCAATATTTGAAGTTAGACAGGTAAGGcatttcaaaatactttcattCAAGGAAGGTTTGAGCTTCCAAATATGAAAAATTGACCCTTACATGTGTCACtgttaaaataaatgcatttcagATAGTTTGAAAATAACATTGGTTGATCTATACCTTGCTGCATTCTTCAATATCTGcaccaaaaaaaagaagtttttctaTCATGGATGTATCTTCATTATACACAGCATAGTGTACAGCAGTCCTTCCATATAAATCCGTAATATTTGGATTGGCACCATTTTTCAGCAGAATAGTTGcacaagcctcctgcctcagctgaaCTGCCTGTCAGTATTAGACCGAGAAACATGCAAATACTGAAAAATCAAAGTAAACACTCCATACGATTTACTAACTAGTTATATAGTGATATTCCAATGAGAtaagttctttttcttctatgtACGTAAACCAAATCCATCTTATGCTCAAAGAGTCTGCTACTATATACCTTGATCAGAGGTGTTCTGAATTCACGGTCGCAGAGGTTAAGCTCACAACTTCTGGACACCAGGAGAGATACCATGCGCGGTTGGCCAGTGGCACAGGCCAAATGTAGGGCAGTCCTGTGAGAGTGAGAggactttttaaaacatgtaactGTAAGCATTCATTAGCGTGTTATTTCTCTGTCttcaaaacaaacatttaattttcttgtgaAGAAAGTACAATCTTTGTCAGTGCTTATTACTCATCACATTAATGAAAGAGCAGGCTATTTAACAGAAAAAGCTTGGCTTTTGGATTCAGTTTAATTGGGGCTTAAAATTTACTTAAAGCTCTGTCACTTAGCTATTATCTAGTCTTTCTTTGCTTCAATTTCCTTATCAATAACATATATAAGAGCATAGTAGCTTTCCCACAGAACACTGCAGTGGTGCTTACATGAGAATCTATGTACAGCATTTAGAACACTTTCTAATACAAATAACAGCTCAATAATTTTTAGATATTACTACTTATAAAGACATTTTGATTAAGTAAAATGATACAATCGTATCTACATTGAGGTATCTACTAAAGATTAGATGTATCATTGTATTTCAGTCATTCTCAGATGCTCATTTTCTCACTATTCTTTTATATAAACTGCTATTCTCTTATATATTAATATCTCCTGACATTGGAATACTGTTTACAATACATTATTTATTACAATTATAACTGGCCACATTTTAAACATTATCTTATTGATACATAAAGTAATGTGGCATCACCCAATCCATGATGCCTTACATTAAGTGGGATACAGTATATAGAACAGGAAGTTCTACTCATATAATTGGCACCTAAATAAAGTACTGtggaaaaagaaggcaaaaataaaacaacaaatattttaaacaaagtaaTTCTTCCTtcaatttccaaaaaaaataatCCGAAGAAAATTCAGGATTCAAATGAATAGGTATGGCTCATTTTTTTCAATACTTATAGAATGTTATGTAAATTAGGTATTTGCAATGATTAATAGTAATATTTGAGACTGCCATAAGTTTTTGAAAGGGCAGTTAAAGGTTatcttttactattttctaacttcagaattgcttttgtttaaaaaaaaaaaaggaataaaagatccAATTGGGATTCAGTCCTAATGCTTCCTTTCTAAATCTCTCAGCTTGCTCAGGCTGGGCAGCTAAACATGAGGTTGTTAAGGGTGGAAGAGTCTTGAGAGATGGTAGAATGTGTCTGCTACGTAATAGGTATCCAGATCATGCTTGATAAATAACTGGATTGAAAGAATGCATACATAGAGTTGGGGagtttattatgaaaaaactatAAATTGAAGCAGTGCTTTTGGAATAGTGATAATCACTTATATTTGCTCGTTTTCATTTTCATGAGGACACTGATAAActaaaatgattaatttaaaattgtttacatatatgtaataaaactataataaaaacatatttacataCTAAAATCTATGCATAATAAAATaagcacaaataaaaatattccctCTACCTCTGAAGAGGCTAAAAGTTCACAGAAGAcaccaataaacaaaaaaataaaaataaggccaggcacagtggctcacacctgtaatcccagcactttgggaggctgaggtggagggggtcacctgaggtcaggagtttgagaccagcctggccaacatggtgaaaccatgtctctactaaaatatacaaaaattagccaggcatggtggtgcacacctgtaatccaagctactcaggaggctgaggtgtgagaatcacttgaacctgggaggtagaggttgcagtgagctgagatcgtgccactgcactccaggctgggcaacaaggcaagactccatctcaaaaataaacaaacaaacaaacaaacaaataaataataaaataaaatagaaagtgaacattatttttttctgtgcaagatttatatttcttcttttcccaaggataatttcattaataaaaaacatttattagaaGTTTTAAACATACTGATCATTTATACATCACGGATAAGAAAAAGCATCACAATACACTtgccagaaaagaagaaatgttatATTTTGTACACACATTTGGCTTACAAACACCATAGactgtttgtgtatatgtataatcaAACCAACATTCAAAGTACATCTTCACAGAGCAACATACGTCTGTATCCACTGACACCTGCAAAGGTCCCATATTGTCCCATGCTATGGATGCACTGAAATTTattgataaatttataaaatttataaaatccaTTATAAGGGGTTTTCCGAATACATTGCTGTTTTAAGCAGTGCTGAGAAAAACAAATTGCATGTATCTCTCTTTCCTAGGATATTTTAGTATAATGGAATAGATGGGTGAAGggcacatacatttttaaagtgtgataCTTACCAACAAATTGTCTATTTGAAAAGTCATCAGAAATGTAAACTTTAAATAGCAGTATATGTACTGCTACTCTTTACCCTCACAAACTTGTGGATAGAAAACAGAATGTCAttccttttttaacttaaataccTTCTCTTCCCAGGAacactaaatattttttcctatgtgCATAGGTTGCttgaatatctgaaaaaaaagtgttttgctCTACTTTAAATGAGAGTTCTTGTGGATTTGAAGAATTCGCTGTAAAATGAACATCACTTTTTTATCTAATATGTATACGTACATActgtcttttgttaattttttcttataaacaggaggttttaattttttattttgctaaattgACCTTCAGAATGTGTGCTTGTAATATTTACAGGAATATAAACATGTGTCAACATAAGTAGgcatttgtgttttttctgttatctttcttattttgtgcatttaaaatttttaatctacATTCCATAACGAACTTATTTCTGTGACATAAAAATCTAGCCAGTTTTCTCCAAGTAGTTAGCAGGCACTCCATTTATGAGTAATTCATCTTTTCCTACTAATATGAAATGTCACCATTATCgaattctattaggttggtgcaaaagcaattgcgattttgccattacttttaattgcgGCAAAAAtcgcaattgcttttgcaccaacctaataaattcTTACACATATTGGGGTGTTCCTGGATTTTCTAACCTGTTCCATTCACTGATGTGTTGTTTCAGCTGTTAGTAAATAACTTGTGGAAATTAAGCACATTTTCATATCTAGAAAGGCAAGTTTTTCTGACtccatttaaaaagttttcttaatgTCATCACTATAGTAAAAGACAGCACGAGTCATTTTAACACTCTGATAACTTAATTTGGATTATGGAAAATTTACAAACACAGAAAGAGCTCAGAACTTTAGAAAAACGTGTCTTTCTGTTCAAGAACACAGACCACCTTCCCACTTCAAAGTTTCCCTCTAAGGTCCCTCAGTGAAAACCATATTGACATGGGTGTCCATTGATACAAAATAAATACTGGATTTTATCCAAAGAATTTTTAGCCAGGAAGTTGATATATTATGGAAATGATTTCTCTCACTATGCACCTTCCATAATGTATGTAATATTATGCTTTAAAATGTGTACATTAAGAATAAAACGCTGTACATACTGAATTTTATTAGTGaaatcactttaaaatgatttataaagaagCAGCATGGTGAGTGATTGGAAACCAGCtgaaggtttgtttttgttttgttgctcatGAAAATGGCCTGGGTGCTCGCCCCCGCCAAGGTTTCCACATCCCAGATGCGGCTGAGCCTGCCAGGGAAGAAAGTCCAGCCTCTTTGGTGACAGGACTCTCCCCCCTCACCTCTGCCCTCCTTTCCCCCATCCCATTCACGCCCACAACTCACCCCCACCTCCAGTCCTCTATCCCATTGAACCCtcaccccatctccccaccccacaccgtCCACGCCCCTACACCCCAAGCCTTCATTCCATGCATCTAAGCCCATTCACATCCCCCACCCCAAGCACCCCCTACTCCCCACTCCCATCCCCCAACTCACTCCACATCCCACCACCCCATATACCCCCACTCCCCAGGCCCCGCTCCACTCACTCCCACCCCAGCCAGGCACCCCCTAGCCCCCGTCCATACTCCGAGCCCCGGCCCATCCGCCCCGCAGCCCTCAGCCTGGAAGCGGGTACTTCTCCCACGTCCGCAGGCCTCCTCCCGCAGCCCCGACTCCCAGCCCCCATTACCTTTTCTCCTCGTCTCTCTCATTGATGTCACTTCCCCTGATCAGAAGGTAGTCCACCTCCTTCAGCCTACCACAGACGGTAGCTGTGTGGATCCTTCTCAAATGAGACGGTTTGATGTTGTATTCGGGAAATGAGAAGCCATCTGAGCACAAGCGCTCCCTCAGGGTGGGCCACCTGTCCGGCTCGTAGTCGTCCATCATCTCTAGGCCACCCCTTGGCGGCAGCTCGTAGCCTGGGAACGACT
It contains:
- the LOC104670356 gene encoding ankyrin repeat domain-containing protein 36B-like, with protein sequence MDDYEPDRWPTLRERLCSDGFSFPEYNIKPSHLRRIHTATVCGRLKEVDYLLIRGSDINERDEEKRTALHLACATGQPRMVSLLVSRSCELNLCDREFRTPLIKAVQLRQEACATILLKNGANPNITDLYGRTAVHYAVYNEDTSMIEKLLFFGADIEECSKV